From Deltaproteobacteria bacterium, the proteins below share one genomic window:
- a CDS encoding PKD domain-containing protein — translation MNATHTDQSRLRRSTPRYFYHTPFSYIAFWLTLLMIVPMSGRVTPVPDAQADGANGICQFTCTTQSDGTGFCTKDLTDPDCSGNGTVIGVSPVCSCQDGTSIIPDVIASDPCGNACQNHGGECSLLSCYVFPPEEPNVVGGLDFFNSDASPLRVFAFDPDTNALVLNKAIHAIIPLGNLVFRATTEVLTDHGLPASDRSLVTTWARDRVRAQILTDFVNIIGKPTSTKICSERKATVRSCEEDQLYDWLTHLVWKKRIATAQIAWDQYRSWRYAVDFAKCDWQSPTKDGIYTLTAKENCTPGNGPDGRPATEDDETCFFNKQSPGCSPGIDGVPGTDTSPNQGSFEDVLAGRDDGEICFALPKEDSFVKTVSLGDNDTPSYDAITASRCNGAPVFWDVNLAAHPTVEHFLEYGLAIARKNEIITPGFASVMGNTFKDEAFGIGAGIALGTGVATGAAVYRAGGWTTYTHKIAPYIGRALHKGASEAAKATAKIIGRIASAAAAAAVVVEVIGNIVTAILTIIDIVEFNDVPIKLKEVVRGAYGVTETSVKISDNYTFTTGKPNLQTLIATDAGKDEVRFALVEAMSPDKDVSDTTAPLPDPTQFWAQKKQDGTPVSVSPLNQKLLLTSWDVNKPYELQQIGLYGGWFVSFMRQETGEIVPSLDLGLDYKDCDGKQRRVWRVGGEEFVTMPMGATAAEFDLTTTTKSKEFQYLSYDQTLGCLTARINHAPTVTGFTITSSENLTEGQPATFTGTASDPDNDTVNLTWSFGDRTSSATGSSVQHTFADSGSLQVVLLPRDVFGASGATKTQPITVANVAPTATLPTPDPVGEGSPFTLSLTNPSDPSTADTQAGFQYAFNCGNGFGSFGSSNTVQCPTVDNGNFAVAAKIKDKDGGENPYTATAVVNNVAPSVETMTISAGLTQEGSPLTVQTTFSDPAGTRDAPFTCAVDFGDGTGPHAGQVSSSTCTVTYAYPDNGPSFLVAGIVTDKDRDSGRLTNRFAIGNVPPTATFTATSQIFQGESATLAFSQQADPSPADTTAGFTYAYNCTTSGTLTVANNRAASATCKYLTTGTFTVGGTIRDKDNGANSYPASVNVISPQQAATDLKAQVVALNLGATRTSDLNTKIDNALQKLAQGQKAGAQKQLQDFIKKVNDIVKQKLITAAQGQVLIDTANLIIASIAVS, via the coding sequence ATGAATGCCACTCACACCGATCAATCGCGACTACGGCGGTCTACACCCCGCTACTTTTACCACACCCCGTTTTCTTACATTGCCTTCTGGCTCACGCTGCTGATGATCGTGCCGATGTCTGGACGGGTCACTCCTGTGCCTGACGCGCAAGCTGATGGGGCGAATGGAATCTGTCAATTCACGTGCACCACGCAGTCAGATGGGACCGGCTTCTGTACCAAGGATCTCACTGACCCGGATTGCAGTGGGAACGGAACGGTCATCGGTGTCAGCCCGGTGTGCAGCTGCCAAGATGGAACCTCTATTATTCCAGATGTAATCGCAAGCGACCCCTGCGGTAATGCCTGCCAGAACCATGGCGGAGAATGCAGTCTCTTGTCGTGCTACGTGTTCCCCCCTGAGGAGCCGAACGTTGTCGGGGGATTAGATTTTTTCAACAGCGACGCTTCTCCGCTGCGGGTCTTTGCCTTTGACCCTGATACCAACGCGCTGGTGCTCAACAAAGCTATCCATGCCATCATTCCCTTAGGCAACCTCGTATTCCGAGCAACGACCGAAGTCTTAACCGATCATGGCTTGCCGGCGAGCGACAGAAGTCTTGTGACCACCTGGGCACGGGATCGGGTGCGGGCGCAGATCTTGACCGATTTTGTCAATATCATCGGTAAACCCACATCTACCAAGATCTGTAGCGAGCGAAAGGCCACGGTACGTTCGTGCGAGGAGGATCAGCTTTACGACTGGTTGACCCATCTGGTCTGGAAAAAGCGCATTGCCACCGCCCAAATCGCGTGGGATCAGTACCGTTCCTGGCGATACGCGGTGGATTTCGCCAAATGTGATTGGCAATCCCCCACCAAAGACGGCATCTATACGTTAACGGCCAAAGAGAACTGCACCCCAGGAAATGGACCTGACGGTCGGCCAGCCACCGAGGACGATGAGACGTGCTTCTTTAATAAGCAATCTCCCGGGTGTTCCCCAGGGATTGATGGCGTCCCAGGTACCGATACGTCCCCCAATCAGGGATCATTTGAAGATGTGCTTGCCGGACGCGATGATGGGGAGATCTGTTTTGCACTGCCAAAGGAGGACAGTTTTGTAAAGACAGTCAGTCTGGGTGACAACGACACGCCAAGCTATGATGCCATCACAGCGTCGCGGTGCAACGGTGCGCCGGTTTTTTGGGACGTCAACTTGGCGGCCCACCCGACCGTCGAGCATTTCCTTGAATATGGCCTCGCCATAGCCAGAAAAAATGAGATCATCACTCCTGGGTTTGCCTCAGTGATGGGCAACACCTTTAAAGATGAAGCGTTCGGCATTGGGGCCGGTATTGCCTTGGGAACTGGGGTTGCGACCGGAGCCGCCGTCTATCGAGCCGGAGGGTGGACAACGTATACCCACAAAATTGCCCCATACATCGGTCGGGCTCTGCATAAGGGGGCGTCAGAAGCGGCAAAAGCCACGGCCAAGATCATTGGTCGTATCGCTTCTGCCGCCGCCGCCGCCGCTGTCGTGGTTGAAGTCATTGGCAATATTGTCACTGCGATCCTCACCATTATTGATATCGTCGAGTTTAATGATGTCCCGATTAAGTTAAAAGAAGTCGTGCGTGGCGCTTATGGGGTGACAGAAACATCGGTAAAAATCTCGGACAACTACACGTTTACCACCGGCAAACCCAACCTTCAGACGCTCATTGCTACCGATGCCGGGAAAGATGAAGTTCGTTTCGCCCTGGTCGAGGCGATGTCACCAGATAAAGACGTGAGCGATACCACAGCACCATTACCAGATCCCACTCAGTTTTGGGCCCAGAAAAAGCAAGACGGTACCCCCGTGAGCGTCTCGCCTCTGAACCAAAAACTCCTGCTGACCTCGTGGGATGTCAACAAACCGTACGAGCTGCAACAAATTGGACTCTACGGTGGCTGGTTTGTGTCCTTCATGCGACAAGAGACCGGGGAGATCGTGCCGAGTTTAGATTTAGGTCTTGACTATAAAGATTGTGACGGAAAACAGCGTCGGGTGTGGCGCGTAGGCGGCGAGGAATTTGTGACGATGCCCATGGGCGCGACGGCTGCAGAATTTGACCTGACCACCACGACCAAATCCAAAGAGTTTCAGTATCTCTCATATGATCAAACGCTCGGCTGCCTGACTGCGCGCATTAACCATGCACCAACAGTGACCGGCTTTACCATCACCAGTAGTGAAAATCTGACTGAAGGACAGCCAGCTACTTTTACCGGGACCGCTTCTGATCCTGATAACGACACCGTCAACCTGACCTGGAGTTTTGGTGATAGGACGAGCTCGGCTACCGGATCATCGGTTCAGCACACCTTTGCTGATAGCGGATCACTACAAGTGGTCCTGCTGCCGCGGGATGTGTTCGGCGCATCCGGGGCCACAAAAACGCAGCCCATCACCGTGGCAAACGTAGCACCGACAGCAACCCTGCCTACACCCGATCCGGTGGGCGAAGGCAGTCCGTTTACGCTCAGCCTGACCAATCCGTCTGATCCCTCGACAGCGGATACGCAAGCCGGCTTTCAATATGCCTTCAACTGTGGCAATGGCTTTGGCAGTTTCGGCAGTAGTAATACCGTGCAGTGTCCTACTGTTGATAATGGCAACTTCGCTGTGGCTGCCAAGATCAAAGATAAAGATGGCGGTGAGAATCCGTACACTGCCACGGCAGTGGTGAACAATGTGGCACCGTCAGTGGAAACAATGACCATCTCCGCGGGCCTCACGCAAGAGGGCAGTCCCTTGACCGTGCAAACGACTTTTTCTGATCCTGCAGGAACGCGCGATGCTCCGTTTACGTGCGCCGTGGATTTTGGGGACGGGACCGGCCCGCACGCGGGGCAAGTCTCCAGCTCCACCTGCACGGTCACCTACGCATATCCTGACAATGGTCCGAGTTTTTTAGTGGCGGGCATCGTCACGGACAAAGATCGCGACTCAGGCCGACTCACAAACCGATTTGCTATTGGCAACGTGCCACCGACAGCAACCTTCACGGCGACGTCGCAGATCTTCCAGGGCGAGTCGGCGACCTTAGCCTTTAGTCAGCAAGCTGATCCCAGTCCTGCCGATACGACAGCGGGGTTTACGTACGCCTACAACTGCACGACAAGCGGGACGTTGACGGTGGCCAACAACCGCGCGGCCTCGGCGACGTGTAAATATCTTACCACTGGGACCTTCACGGTTGGCGGAACAATCCGCGATAAGGACAACGGCGCGAACAGCTACCCGGCCAGTGTCAACGTGATTTCACCGCAACAAGCCGCAACCGACCTCAAAGCCCAAGTTGTGGCCCTCAATTTGGGCGCAACGCGGACGAGTGATCTGAACACAAAAATTGATAATGCCCTGCAGAAACTTGCTCAGGGACAGAAGGCTGGTGCACAAAAGCAACTGCAGGACTTTATTAAGAAGGTCAATGATATCGTAAAGCAAAAGCTGATTACCGCCGCGCAGGGTCAGGTGCTGATCGATACGGCCAACCTTATCATTGCCTCGATTGCAGTGAGCTAA
- a CDS encoding ATP-binding protein, which translates to MRFFNTAGPVNPQKHYCLPPLARLNLEELLGLIRQEKYFVLHAPRQTGKTSALLALMNHLNASGEYRCVYVNVEAAQAAREDVAAAMQAILSVLGSEAQRTIGDESVARMWPAVLRDHGPFAALGEVLSRWAAAAATPLILLLDEIDALIGDTLIAVLRQLRAGYYRRPAQFPQSVVLCGVRDVRDYRIHSSRDKAIITGGSAFNVKAKSLRLGDFTQAEVEALYQQHTAETGQVFTPEALAQMWELTRGQPWLVNALGYETCFEMKAGRDRAQPITDERVQEAKENLILRRETHLDQLADKLEEPRVQRVVEPLLAGEVVTNELNKDDVSYVLDLGLIRQERAGAIHIANRIYQEVIPRELGWNIQSGMSEQTQWYVTVDGRLDMRKLLTAFQEFFREHSEHWVERFQYKEAGPQLLLQAFLQRIVNGGGRIEREYGLGHLRTDLLIIWPHAAGVQRAVIELKVLHKGFEQTLGTGLEQTRQYLDRCGAAEGHLVIFDRTPGKPWEEKLFQRKETVQGAVIQVWGM; encoded by the coding sequence ATGCGTTTCTTCAATACGGCTGGCCCGGTCAATCCTCAGAAACACTATTGTTTGCCACCTTTGGCGCGGTTGAATCTTGAGGAATTGCTCGGGTTGATCCGCCAAGAAAAATACTTTGTCTTGCATGCCCCGCGGCAGACCGGGAAGACATCGGCGCTGTTAGCATTAATGAACCACCTCAATGCGAGCGGAGAATATCGTTGTGTGTACGTCAACGTCGAAGCCGCCCAAGCGGCGCGTGAGGATGTGGCGGCGGCGATGCAGGCGATCCTCTCGGTACTGGGCTCGGAGGCGCAGCGCACGATTGGCGATGAGTCGGTGGCGCGCATGTGGCCGGCAGTCCTCAGAGACCATGGGCCGTTTGCGGCGCTTGGGGAAGTGTTAAGCCGCTGGGCGGCCGCAGCGGCCACACCGCTGATCCTGTTGCTCGATGAGATTGATGCACTCATCGGTGACACGTTGATCGCCGTCCTGCGCCAACTCCGCGCGGGCTATTATCGTCGCCCCGCGCAATTTCCCCAAAGCGTGGTGCTGTGTGGTGTGCGTGATGTGCGTGACTATCGCATTCACTCCAGCCGCGACAAAGCGATCATCACCGGCGGGAGTGCGTTTAACGTCAAGGCGAAGTCCTTGCGGTTGGGCGATTTTACCCAGGCCGAAGTTGAGGCGCTTTATCAGCAACACACCGCTGAGACCGGGCAGGTGTTTACCCCCGAGGCGTTAGCACAGATGTGGGAATTGACACGCGGGCAGCCGTGGCTGGTCAATGCTTTAGGCTATGAGACCTGCTTTGAAATGAAAGCCGGTCGCGACCGGGCCCAACCGATTACGGACGAGCGGGTGCAGGAGGCGAAAGAGAATCTGATCCTGCGCCGTGAGACGCATCTCGATCAGTTGGCGGACAAGCTAGAGGAACCGCGCGTGCAGCGCGTGGTTGAACCCCTGCTGGCCGGTGAGGTTGTCACCAATGAGCTGAATAAAGACGATGTGTCGTATGTCCTTGATCTAGGACTCATCCGCCAAGAGCGGGCGGGCGCAATCCATATCGCCAATCGCATCTACCAAGAGGTGATCCCACGGGAGTTGGGGTGGAACATTCAATCGGGCATGAGCGAACAAACCCAGTGGTATGTGACCGTGGATGGGCGACTCGATATGCGTAAGCTGCTGACCGCCTTTCAAGAATTCTTCCGTGAGCATTCCGAGCATTGGGTGGAGCGGTTTCAGTACAAAGAGGCTGGACCGCAATTGCTATTGCAGGCGTTTCTGCAGCGGATCGTGAATGGGGGAGGCCGGATTGAGCGGGAATATGGCTTAGGCCATTTGCGTACGGATCTGCTCATCATTTGGCCCCATGCCGCTGGCGTCCAACGTGCGGTGATCGAACTTAAAGTGCTGCACAAGGGGTTCGAGCAGACGCTGGGGACGGGCTTGGAGCAGACGAGGCAGTATCTAGACCGTTGTGGGGCCGCCGAAGGACATTTAGTGATTTTCGACCGCACGCCGGGCAAGCCGTGGGAAGAGAAACTCTTTCAGCGGAAAGAGACGGTGCAGGGAGCGGTCATTCAGGTGTGGGGGATGTAG
- a CDS encoding radical SAM protein, with protein sequence MKKSVLCINPWIYDFAAYDYWSKPLGLLYLAAFLRERGVAVDFIDCLDKWHPELLRRQQRSQPKVNLYGIGHFHREIAPKPESITFIPRHFARYGLPEDIFLAELKSRPRPDAILVTSFMTYWYMGPQRVVELCREVFPGVPIVLGGIYASLMPEHAQRVIQPDYLITGPGEYPLAELLADLLPMPSLREQLPAHIDDFPPPAFDLLRKNDYLIAMTSRGCPFRCTFCATYKVDSAFTQRRPEAVVAEILSQTERFSVQDVAFYDDALLMQPERRIKPILREIIASQRPLRFHTPNGLHARYIDEELADLMYRSGFKTIRLSLESVAKERLRDIHNKITPGEMTRAVQYLVKAGYAPGQ encoded by the coding sequence TTGAAAAAGAGTGTTCTCTGCATCAACCCCTGGATCTACGACTTCGCAGCGTATGACTATTGGAGCAAGCCGTTAGGGTTACTCTATCTTGCGGCTTTCTTGCGCGAGCGCGGCGTTGCCGTTGATTTCATCGACTGTCTGGATAAGTGGCATCCAGAATTGTTGCGTCGTCAGCAGCGTAGCCAACCGAAAGTGAATCTCTACGGGATTGGCCATTTCCATCGTGAAATTGCCCCGAAACCGGAGAGTATCACATTCATTCCTCGTCACTTTGCACGCTATGGTTTGCCCGAAGATATTTTTCTTGCCGAACTAAAAAGTCGCCCGCGTCCAGATGCCATTCTTGTCACCTCGTTCATGACCTATTGGTACATGGGGCCACAGCGGGTCGTGGAACTGTGCCGTGAGGTCTTTCCTGGCGTGCCGATTGTGCTGGGCGGGATTTACGCGTCGTTAATGCCAGAGCACGCACAACGTGTGATTCAGCCCGATTATCTGATTACTGGTCCTGGTGAGTATCCACTGGCTGAACTGCTTGCTGACTTGTTGCCCATGCCATCACTACGTGAGCAATTGCCTGCGCATATCGATGACTTCCCACCACCCGCCTTCGACCTGTTGCGCAAGAACGACTACCTGATTGCCATGACCTCACGCGGCTGTCCGTTTCGTTGCACCTTCTGCGCGACCTACAAAGTGGACAGTGCATTTACCCAGCGACGACCAGAAGCCGTTGTTGCGGAAATCCTTTCTCAAACCGAACGCTTCAGCGTGCAAGATGTCGCCTTTTATGATGACGCTTTACTGATGCAACCAGAGCGCCGCATTAAACCGATCCTGCGCGAGATTATCGCCAGCCAACGTCCTCTACGTTTTCACACGCCCAATGGTCTACACGCCCGCTACATCGACGAAGAGCTGGCTGATCTGATGTATCGCAGTGGCTTCAAGACGATCCGACTGAGCCTGGAGTCTGTCGCGAAAGAGCGTCTCCGTGATATTCACAACAAGATCACTCCGGGTGAAATGACCCGTGCGGTGCAGTATTTAGTAAAAGCTGGCTATGCCCCTGGCCAATGA
- a CDS encoding co-chaperone YbbN gives MNEWTVDVSEQDFEQAVVQRSHQVPVVIDFWAPWCGPCRALGPTLEKLAEEQQGKFILAKINVDENPMLAQAFQIQSIPAVKAVRNGALAGEFLGAQPEPNVRRFIEQLLPSEAEALAQEAQRLEEAGKAQGAESLYRAALAKEANQPLALLGLARVLVQRGEENDAQTLLTRIPNTSPEHPAAQQFLAQLRLKQTGASAGDEQKYRDRLAADPNDIDTRFELSQVLAAVGRYEEALTELLAIVKKDRKFRDDGARKGMLEIFEVVGARSDLAEHYRSELAKVLFS, from the coding sequence ATGAACGAATGGACTGTCGATGTCTCAGAGCAAGATTTTGAACAAGCTGTGGTGCAACGCTCACACCAAGTACCAGTGGTGATCGACTTCTGGGCACCGTGGTGCGGTCCATGCCGGGCCCTTGGGCCAACGCTGGAAAAATTGGCCGAAGAGCAACAAGGAAAATTCATTCTTGCCAAGATCAATGTTGATGAGAACCCGATGCTCGCACAGGCGTTTCAGATTCAGAGTATTCCGGCTGTGAAGGCCGTACGTAACGGAGCGTTAGCTGGCGAATTTCTCGGAGCGCAACCTGAACCGAATGTCCGGCGTTTTATCGAACAGTTGCTGCCATCAGAAGCAGAGGCCCTCGCGCAGGAAGCGCAACGTCTAGAAGAAGCTGGGAAAGCCCAAGGAGCTGAAAGCCTCTACCGGGCGGCATTAGCGAAGGAAGCCAATCAACCGCTGGCGCTGCTTGGCTTGGCACGGGTGCTGGTACAGCGTGGCGAGGAAAACGACGCGCAAACTCTGCTCACGCGCATTCCCAATACGTCTCCAGAGCATCCGGCGGCGCAACAATTCCTGGCGCAATTGCGACTCAAGCAGACTGGTGCGAGTGCTGGAGATGAACAAAAATATCGTGATCGCTTAGCCGCCGATCCGAATGATATTGATACGCGATTTGAACTGTCACAAGTGCTGGCTGCTGTGGGACGTTATGAAGAAGCACTGACCGAGTTACTGGCGATTGTAAAAAAAGACCGCAAGTTCCGTGACGACGGCGCTCGGAAAGGTATGTTGGAAATATTCGAAGTCGTTGGTGCCCGTAGTGACTTGGCCGAACACTATCGCTCGGAGTTAGCGAAGGTGTTGTTTAGTTGA
- a CDS encoding beta-lactamase-like protein 2: MAQPTRIVTDTMAGIKLADFDTWSERVSTVLGKNPGPFTGPGTNTYLIGTGKRPILLDTGIGLDVYDPLLQQGLKETKGGNELQEIVLTHIHQDHIGGVPHVHKMFGQVKVSKHSWPGKDEAYSKDFPITFIEDGTRIQTDGATLHAIHTPGHAKDHICYYLEEEKALFTGDLVLGAGTTVVPEEGGGLIEYMASLRKLLPLDLAVIYPAHGPAIREPYKKLNEYIAHRELREQQILEAMKAGLTEIPAMVKRIYSDVPEFLHGAAGNSVQSHLTKLKKEGKVKQEGEQWQLA; encoded by the coding sequence ATGGCACAACCAACCCGCATTGTTACGGATACGATGGCTGGGATCAAACTCGCGGACTTCGACACGTGGAGTGAGCGAGTTTCGACGGTTCTCGGCAAGAACCCTGGCCCGTTTACTGGGCCAGGAACGAACACCTACCTCATTGGCACGGGGAAACGCCCGATCCTCCTCGACACTGGGATCGGACTAGATGTCTACGATCCCCTGTTGCAACAGGGGCTGAAGGAAACCAAGGGCGGAAATGAACTGCAAGAAATTGTCTTGACGCATATACACCAAGACCACATTGGCGGGGTTCCACACGTACATAAAATGTTTGGCCAAGTAAAAGTCTCCAAACACTCCTGGCCAGGGAAAGACGAAGCGTATAGCAAAGACTTTCCGATCACTTTTATAGAAGATGGCACGCGCATTCAAACAGATGGCGCAACACTGCACGCGATCCACACCCCTGGTCACGCCAAAGATCATATTTGTTATTACCTCGAAGAAGAGAAAGCCCTATTTACTGGTGATTTAGTGCTAGGTGCGGGCACAACAGTCGTGCCGGAAGAAGGCGGCGGGCTGATCGAATACATGGCTTCACTGCGAAAGCTGCTACCTTTAGACCTCGCAGTTATCTATCCAGCCCACGGCCCGGCGATTCGCGAACCATACAAAAAGCTCAATGAGTACATTGCTCACCGAGAGTTACGCGAGCAGCAGATTCTTGAAGCGATGAAAGCTGGGCTCACCGAAATTCCAGCGATGGTGAAACGCATTTACAGTGACGTGCCAGAGTTTCTGCACGGTGCCGCCGGCAATTCAGTACAATCCCATCTCACTAAGTTGAAGAAAGAAGGAAAGGTAAAGCAGGAAGGAGAGCAGTGGCAGCTCGCCTAA
- a CDS encoding metallophosphoesterase family protein has product MKIGLISDTHIPEAMPELPAQVRSVFAGADLILHAGDLHCLDVLNWLEEIAPVFACRGNGDEGSGGREVVPEDPRLRETFVTTSAGFRIGMVHDVLDPHEFPKWPLIRTMETYFSGPTDLIICGHTHVESIKRYDNVLVINPGSPTFPHNYSAQPGTVAVLTLEEHRGGSITVYDLKTLAALPGLEVTF; this is encoded by the coding sequence ATGAAGATCGGTCTGATTTCAGATACGCATATTCCCGAAGCGATGCCTGAGTTGCCAGCACAAGTACGAAGCGTTTTTGCCGGGGCGGATTTGATTCTGCACGCTGGTGATCTCCACTGCTTAGATGTCTTGAACTGGCTGGAAGAGATTGCACCTGTGTTTGCCTGCCGCGGCAACGGAGACGAAGGGTCTGGTGGGCGTGAGGTGGTTCCTGAAGATCCGCGTTTGCGTGAGACCTTTGTCACAACTAGTGCCGGGTTCCGCATCGGCATGGTGCACGATGTGCTCGACCCGCACGAATTTCCCAAATGGCCCCTGATTCGGACGATGGAGACCTACTTCAGTGGCCCAACGGATTTAATCATTTGTGGGCACACGCATGTCGAGTCGATCAAACGCTACGACAATGTCCTGGTGATTAATCCCGGCAGCCCCACATTTCCCCATAACTACAGTGCGCAACCCGGAACCGTGGCAGTGCTGACCCTAGAAGAACATCGTGGGGGGAGTATCACGGTCTATGATTTGAAGACGCTGGCAGCACTGCCGGGGCTAGAGGTGACGTTTTAA
- a CDS encoding acyl-CoA dehydrogenase: MPDETETRLPVTTLTDDEVLFREAVRDFAEKRVKPHVMDMDRASKLPRELIDELFALGVMGIEIPQAYGGAGSNFLMSILAIEELARVDPAVAVCVDVQNTLVNNALLRWLSQEQQARFFPRLARDTVGAYALSEPGSGSDAFGMTTTAKLDGDSFVLNGRKMWITNGAEAGIYLLFANADPSKGYKGITGFIVERDFPGFSVGKKEDKLGIRASSTCELILEDVRVPRTNVVNEVGQGYKVAIETLDEGRIGIGAQMVGLAQGAFEAALAYSKERKQFGKAIAEFQALQFQIAEMAIDIEAARLMVYNTARMKEAGQSFVRQAAMTKYFCSQVGERVASQALEIFGGVGFTKDFPAEKFYRDAKIGKIYEGTSNIQLQTVARTFLGRL, from the coding sequence ATGCCAGACGAAACAGAGACACGCCTACCAGTGACAACACTGACTGACGACGAAGTGCTGTTCCGTGAGGCCGTGCGTGATTTTGCTGAAAAACGCGTTAAACCGCACGTGATGGATATGGACCGCGCGAGCAAGCTCCCGCGCGAACTCATTGACGAACTTTTTGCACTAGGAGTGATGGGCATTGAAATTCCCCAAGCGTATGGCGGGGCAGGGTCGAACTTTCTGATGTCCATCCTCGCTATTGAAGAGCTGGCTCGGGTTGATCCTGCCGTCGCCGTTTGTGTCGATGTGCAGAATACTCTTGTCAACAATGCCCTCTTACGCTGGCTCTCGCAAGAGCAACAGGCGCGATTTTTTCCGCGCCTCGCACGCGACACGGTTGGTGCCTATGCGCTCTCCGAACCAGGCTCAGGGAGTGATGCGTTCGGCATGACCACGACCGCTAAACTCGATGGTGACTCCTTCGTTCTCAATGGCCGCAAGATGTGGATCACTAATGGTGCAGAGGCAGGCATTTATCTCCTCTTCGCTAACGCCGATCCGTCGAAAGGCTACAAAGGGATCACTGGCTTTATCGTTGAACGCGATTTCCCCGGCTTTAGCGTCGGCAAGAAAGAAGACAAGCTCGGCATTCGCGCGAGTTCAACCTGTGAACTCATCCTCGAAGATGTGCGGGTGCCTCGTACTAATGTCGTCAATGAGGTCGGACAAGGCTACAAAGTCGCGATTGAAACACTCGACGAAGGTCGCATCGGCATCGGTGCACAGATGGTCGGGCTGGCGCAAGGCGCCTTTGAAGCAGCTCTCGCATACAGCAAAGAACGCAAGCAGTTTGGTAAAGCGATTGCCGAGTTTCAGGCGTTGCAATTTCAAATCGCCGAAATGGCGATCGATATTGAAGCCGCACGCCTGATGGTCTACAACACCGCGCGCATGAAAGAAGCAGGACAGTCATTTGTCCGCCAAGCGGCCATGACCAAATACTTCTGCTCGCAAGTTGGCGAGCGCGTCGCGTCGCAAGCGTTAGAAATCTTTGGCGGGGTCGGCTTCACCAAAGACTTTCCAGCCGAGAAGTTCTACCGTGATGCCAAGATCGGTAAGATTTACGAAGGAACCTCTAACATTCAGTTACAAACTGTGGCACGCACATTCTTGGGGAGACTGTAA